TGTTGATGACAGGTCTGACCTTACCGGAGGTTACGGCCGCAGGAGATGCTATCCAAAACACCAAGGCTTCGGTCGATCGCTTAAGTGGCTACATTGACGACTTGATGTATGAGGCTCGGATCCGCAAGGATCTGACGTCCCAGACGGCATTGTCGATCATCAACACCCAGTCCGCCATTGATACACAATCACTGAACGTACCGGGTGGCAACCCTGTTGATCCTGCCCCAGCAGTGGGTGGACGGGTGCCTGGACTATGACACAAGTCTCTCTCACCAAAAAACGCAGCTGGCTGTGGCGAGCACTGATATGGCTCGCCATCGGTTTGGCCGGATTTCTCCTGCTCATTGGGCTGCTCGGCGCACTAGCGCAGTCGTTTATCGGACAGGAACATAAACTTCTGAGCCTTCTTGAGGGGACATCGTCAGTACGAGATATTGGAGCAATCGCGCAATGTCTGGCAGCACTACTCATTATTTGGCGCTGGCCAGCCGTCGTGCGCTGGCTTCAAGCCAGGCATATTGTTCAAAGATTCGAATATGAGGCCGTGCTGGCCAGCCGCCGCAAGGTGGCGGCATTTGCCACACTGTACTTAGTTTTGATTCCGATTGGCCTTGACCGCATATGGCGCTGGGTGACAGCGCTCATTGCGGCTTAGCTGGGGAATACGCCATGCAACTAGACAGTTATCTTGAGCTCTTCACCACTTTCTACGGATGGGCGTTTGCCAATATTTTTGGCGAGATCGTGACCGGCACCGGCTTGGTCGTCATCCCCTTTCTTGTGGTAATCCTCAATGCCTGGCGCGAAGCTGGCCAGCGGGGAATGCAAGACATCGGCGTTATGGGTGTCATCAAAAGCGTACAAACGCAGCTCATCGTCATGTTGTTTGTAATGTCGGTCTGCTTTTTCACATCCCCCATCACAAGCCTAACGTATGCGCGCTTGTCGTACGTGCCTCCTCCTTCGATTGATAACCCTAACCCTGTAGAGGCCACACCTGGAGCCAGCGGTAGCACCTACGACACAGCATTACGCGACGCTATTGATGGAAGTATGAGCCAGGCCAGCGGACTGAGTAACGTGCCCCTATGGTGGTATTCCATCATGTCCATCAGCTCTGGGATCAACAATGCCTTTCGCAATGGCATGAATAATTCCGGATCTGATATGCGGGTTCTGGAGGATATGGCCAAGAATGCCACAATCGAAGACCCCGCCTTGCTCGGTGATGTGCAACGCTTCTATAGCGAATGCTTTATCCCGGCACGCAGTCAGTATTTGCGCAGCGATCGCAGCAGAATCAGTGCATCAGGTGCCTCGATCTTGGCAGAATCCAATACCGACTATGGGCCTACCGATGTGGATTGGATGGGCAGCCAGTTTTTCAGAACTGAGCCTGGGTATTACGCCTCCATGCGCAGCCGTGCTCCGGTCACCGGTTTTGCGATCGATTACTCCCGCGATACTGAGTACTACGACCCATCGAGCGACGTGGACCCACAAGTTACCGGTGCCGTAAACCCAGAGTTTGGACGCCCAACCTGCAAGCAATGGTGGGAGGATCAGCTACGAGAAAAGCTGATCGATGGCAGCCCAGGTGTTCGAGCGTTCGCATCCAGAGCGGCGAACGTCCTCACATTTACGTCGTTCGATAAGCAAAAGGATGAAGTGGCTCGGCTAGCATCAACCGCAGCCAATCCCGTCTTTGTTGATTTTGACCAAATGATGGGGAACCCTTATGACGCTGCTACAGTCGCAGGTCGAACCATAACAGGCGCCGGGAGCACGCTCGGTGTAGGAGGCGCAGCTTTCATGGCCAGCATGGCATGGATGCCATTAGTGACTTCGTTACCTATGATTCAAGCATTGGTCCTCATGGGCATCTACGCTTTTCTTCCCTTGGCCACCTTGGTCAGCGGCTTCAGTCTTCGGGTGTTGTTCCTAGGAGCCATGGCCATTCTTACAATCAAAATGTGGGCATCGATGTGGTACATCGCCACCTGGATCGATGGTCATCTAATCAATGCGATGTATCCTGGCGCGCTAGGCAATATTTTTGTTCAAGAAGCCATGATGATCGGCAAAGGAGCGATTCCAGCAGGCTACAAACGAATGGTGCTGAACACGATATTATTGTCGTTGTATGTCGGGCTACCGGTTATTTGGTCTTCGATGATGGCGTGGGCTGGATTTAGAGTAGCAGGCGGTATAGACGAGCTAATGACCAGGAACGGGAACTCTGCTGCAGGGTCGGGCAAGCCCCCGTTGTTGGGTAGGTTATTTGGAGGTAAGAAATAAAGTCTTATCTGCCTAAATAAGACTTGATTCCAACGGCACTGGTAAATCAAGACTGGGTCTATGCTTGCTAAGTTCAAGCCAGCATAGATCACTTTAGGCTGTAGATGGATTGCTTCCGGTACCTATCATTAATCTAGGTCACTTTTTTGCTGATCCCAGTAATACCGCCAATTAGGATGCATCCTATCAAACGGGTCGGGGATCTCTGCCCCTGAAGTATGATCTTCCTTCCTACTACTTGCATTTATTAACATAAGAAGAAACTCAACGGCGAGCACCACCCCTATCCATGCCACTCGTGCAAGAAAAATACTTCCATGTCGTGCTAGTTTCAGGGCATATTTCATATGCTCTAATTCTCCTCACACCCAGTATTATTTAACGAGATCACGAAAACAGTTGGGGACACTTCAATTTCTATAGTGTATCAGCACCTTTTTTAAAGGTCTCACCTACCCTGTCAGTTTTAACGTACAACGCCTTACAAAAACAATTTCTGCCTATTTGCTCAAAACCCTACGGCATCCGCTGTGCTACGTGCTTCAGACGTAGAATTTCTACAGTCGCCTCCGACTCTCGCACTCGATAGAACACAATATAGTTTCGATGGATAACCAGCTCCCGCACATATGCAGGAAGGCCTGGTCGTCCTACCCTGCCCATCTCTGGATGCTTAGACAAAGGGTGGATTTTGTCTCGCAGCTCATGACCAAAGGTATCCGCACGTACTGGGCTATCCAAAGCGATGTAGTCAATGATCTTAACCAGATCTTCCTCAGCCTTTGGCCGCCAAACTATTTGGTAGAAACGCGCAGCTTGAATCATTTATTACGCACTGCTGCTGTTTTAATCTGTTGAATGCGGGATCCCATCCTGGCCATTACATCCTCATGTGGCACGCTTGGTCGCTCATCTTCCAAAGAGTCGGCAATTTCAGCAGCAAGCCAACCGTTATAAGCGGCCGCTTCGTGCGCATCACGTAAGGCCTCCGCCCGACTTTGTCGGCTACGTGTCATATCCTTTTGCGTAGGGTCCCAGTTCGTCACGTCTAGCTTTGCTATGGCGAGCCCTAAGTCACGCAACATCACCAAAGCAGATGTCGGATTGCCAAAACGGCGTGGCTCCTTACTTCTTGCCTTGGTCAAGACAGCGTCCTGGCCACTTCGAGTGGCAATCTCAACGAAGAAACCACCGCCTTGGCCTTTGAGTGTTACGCCAGTCACGCCTCCCGCATCTGCGGTGGCTCGTAGCTGTTCAAGTGTGATAAAACGCATAGTATGCCCTCCTATCAAGCAGGAACCATTTTACACTAATCCTGCGCACATTTGATAGAAATCATGCGCAACTCTCTTCACATCCACAAAGGAACTTAAGGAATCGGTGTATGAGTCGAACTTTTTCCCTGGAAGATTTCATCCCTTCGCCTCCTCCTCCCCGTCGCGAATACGAAAGCTATCATCCCATCCCGGAACATGAATCGTTCCTGGCACTCACCATCGACATGAGTCTTCTCGCTAATGCACTGACTGGAGACAGGAGCTGGTGCACAAATCGGGTAGACCGACGGCCAGGTGAATCCTATAAGCCTTTCAAGTACGAACAGGCTGTCGCCTCCATCTCAAATAAAGAAACAATCTATATGCCTTGGTTGTATTTCGATGAAGGCCGTACAAGAATCATGGATGGTCGCCATCGACTTTACGCCCTGCTAGATGCTGGCTACACCCATGTGACTGTCCAGATAAGGCCTGCGTGTGTCCCCATGGTCTCCACTCTCGTAGAGAAAAAAAGCCTTTATTCAAATTGATGAATTTATCCCAGACCTCCACAGTGCAGCTGTAGATTCAGAGTATCTAAGACTCGTTAATCACGAAATAAATGGAGTTGATCAGGTTATGCCTGCATACGTGCATATAAATCTTCGAGTGATAGACCCTTCTAAGCAGGCCGCGCTTGCGCCCCGCTTCCAGCTAGCTCTCCAAGAGGCGGGCGGGCGAATTCTGCACTTTGGACCCGTTGCGCAAGTTTTAGAAGGCGAAGCCCCCCAATACCCATTAGCAGGCGTATTTGAGTTTCCAACCTTGGCCCAGGCATTGGAGTTTTACAACTCGGATAAATATGCACCGATTAAAGCTGAACGAAGAGAGGCTCAACAAGCCCAAATGTTCATTGTGGAAACTGCATAAATCCAACTGCTTGCTCCCAACAAAATACTCCGCCTCTCACTGACTTCGTTGTGAAGCTCTAGCGACACAACGAAGTCACAGCCAAGCCAAGTAAAATTAGTGTATTGTGCAATACAAACCCTTCTTTTAAAGCTGCTATGAGCATCAGAAAAGTACCGACTCATCAAACTTATGCCGAGCTGCAACAGGCTTACGATCACTTCAATAATGCCCTGTTCGACGGAGGGTTGCCCAACTGTCTGATCACCTTACAACGCGAGAAACGCTCAATGGGCTATTTCTCAAGCCAGCGATTTGTAGATGCTCAAGGCACCTATACAGACGAAATAGCGATGAACCCGGCCTACTTTGCCGTCGTGCCCTTGATCGAAACTATGCAGACTTTGGTACATGAAATGTGCCATCTCTGGCAATTCCATTTCGGCAAGCCTGGGCGTGGCAGGTATCACAATGAAGAGTGGGCCTCGAAGATGGAAGCGATTGGACTGATGCCCTCTTCGACTGGCCAACCTGGTGGCGCTCGCACTGGCCAACTCATGGCTGATTATGCGATTGAGGATGGCAAATTTGTGAAAGCGTGCGCCGATCTGCTCACCCAGTCATTCTGTCTGACCTGGTACGATCGCTTCTCACATGCCGACGCACCTCGTAGTGCCGCTGAGCGCTTGGACATCTCAGTAGGAGGTGGAGCTCCTCCATACATCGCACTTCCAGCACTCACTCAAGCTTTGGCATCCAGTGCCACCTCCACGAGCAACGGCGCCCAGGGCGACGAGAGCCTGCCGGTAAAACCCACCGGCAATTCAAACCGATGGAAGTACGTCTGCCCATGCGGCACAAGCGTCTGGGGTAAACCAAAGTTGAAGATTATCTGCGGATCCTGTGAAAGCCCTTTCACATCGCCGGACGCAGCTCGACTAAGCACCAACAGCGAATCGGCCTAGAATTGATTTAAAGGCTTGTCAAGTCGAAACCCTTGGTTATGTGCCCAAGGGTTTGAACAGACACACACTTCATGCGGCCCTACAGTGGCCACATGGACCCATTCGACACTCCTACTCCACTATCACAGGCAGCTGCCAGCCACATTGCGCCTCCTGCATCCACGCGAGAGACAGAACTTATTTGGGTAGGCACAGAAGGCCAGCTCATCAATGCGGGCTGGTTCATTGTCGCTATCCTGTTCTGCTGGACAGTCATTCCTGTCCTTTGGGCGATCTACCGATACCTTAAGGTTGCCAATCATCGCTATGAACTGACGAACCAACGCCTACTGGAGTACAGCGGGATCCTCGTTAAACGTGTCGAAACCCTGGAGTTATACCGGGTAAAAGACATCGCCGTTTCCGGCACCCTCTTTCAAGCCCTGTTCGGCCGTGGCCGTGTCGTTTTGCAAACCACTGACGCCTCGACGCCGACCGTGCACATCAGCGCGATCGCTAGCCCTCAGCACGTCTCCCAACTTATTCGTGACGCGGTCGAACAATGCCGTGTCGCCCGAGGCGTTCGCGCCTTTGATTACTGACAACCAGGATTCTTCCGAACAATGCTTACCTCAACCTATTCCCCTTCTTCTTTGCTGATTCGCCTGGCAGCCAGTGCAAGCCTTAGCCTGGGACTGGCCACAGCGTCCTGGGCTCAAAGCGTACCGTCTGACGTGCAAGCAGCTATTGAGGAACACACTCAAGGTTCTGTCCCCATCGATAGCATCTCAACCACGCCTATTGCCGGCATCTACC
This genomic interval from Alcaligenes ammonioxydans contains the following:
- a CDS encoding conjugal transfer protein TraG N-terminal domain-containing protein: MQLDSYLELFTTFYGWAFANIFGEIVTGTGLVVIPFLVVILNAWREAGQRGMQDIGVMGVIKSVQTQLIVMLFVMSVCFFTSPITSLTYARLSYVPPPSIDNPNPVEATPGASGSTYDTALRDAIDGSMSQASGLSNVPLWWYSIMSISSGINNAFRNGMNNSGSDMRVLEDMAKNATIEDPALLGDVQRFYSECFIPARSQYLRSDRSRISASGASILAESNTDYGPTDVDWMGSQFFRTEPGYYASMRSRAPVTGFAIDYSRDTEYYDPSSDVDPQVTGAVNPEFGRPTCKQWWEDQLREKLIDGSPGVRAFASRAANVLTFTSFDKQKDEVARLASTAANPVFVDFDQMMGNPYDAATVAGRTITGAGSTLGVGGAAFMASMAWMPLVTSLPMIQALVLMGIYAFLPLATLVSGFSLRVLFLGAMAILTIKMWASMWYIATWIDGHLINAMYPGALGNIFVQEAMMIGKGAIPAGYKRMVLNTILLSLYVGLPVIWSSMMAWAGFRVAGGIDELMTRNGNSAAGSGKPPLLGRLFGGKK
- a CDS encoding type II toxin-antitoxin system RelE/ParE family toxin, which produces MIQAARFYQIVWRPKAEEDLVKIIDYIALDSPVRADTFGHELRDKIHPLSKHPEMGRVGRPGLPAYVRELVIHRNYIVFYRVRESEATVEILRLKHVAQRMP
- a CDS encoding antitoxin PaaA2 family protein; the encoded protein is MRFITLEQLRATADAGGVTGVTLKGQGGGFFVEIATRSGQDAVLTKARSKEPRRFGNPTSALVMLRDLGLAIAKLDVTNWDPTQKDMTRSRQSRAEALRDAHEAAAYNGWLAAEIADSLEDERPSVPHEDVMARMGSRIQQIKTAAVRNK
- a CDS encoding ParB N-terminal domain-containing protein — translated: MSRTFSLEDFIPSPPPPRREYESYHPIPEHESFLALTIDMSLLANALTGDRSWCTNRVDRRPGESYKPFKYEQAVASISNKETIYMPWLYFDEGRTRIMDGRHRLYALLDAGYTHVTVQIRPACVPMVSTLVEKKSLYSN
- a CDS encoding DUF1330 domain-containing protein — its product is MPAYVHINLRVIDPSKQAALAPRFQLALQEAGGRILHFGPVAQVLEGEAPQYPLAGVFEFPTLAQALEFYNSDKYAPIKAERREAQQAQMFIVETA
- a CDS encoding SprT-like domain-containing protein, whose protein sequence is MSIRKVPTHQTYAELQQAYDHFNNALFDGGLPNCLITLQREKRSMGYFSSQRFVDAQGTYTDEIAMNPAYFAVVPLIETMQTLVHEMCHLWQFHFGKPGRGRYHNEEWASKMEAIGLMPSSTGQPGGARTGQLMADYAIEDGKFVKACADLLTQSFCLTWYDRFSHADAPRSAAERLDISVGGGAPPYIALPALTQALASSATSTSNGAQGDESLPVKPTGNSNRWKYVCPCGTSVWGKPKLKIICGSCESPFTSPDAARLSTNSESA
- a CDS encoding PH domain-containing protein, translated to MDPFDTPTPLSQAAASHIAPPASTRETELIWVGTEGQLINAGWFIVAILFCWTVIPVLWAIYRYLKVANHRYELTNQRLLEYSGILVKRVETLELYRVKDIAVSGTLFQALFGRGRVVLQTTDASTPTVHISAIASPQHVSQLIRDAVEQCRVARGVRAFDY